Proteins from a genomic interval of Streptomyces sp. SID8374:
- a CDS encoding UbiA family prenyltransferase produces the protein MDGARTSASAVRWPGRAAGLALACHPGPVVAVTALACALAVGVGLSPARLALVGVAVLTGQLSVGWCNDAYDAGRDARAGRRGKPVADGAVSVGAVWGASAVALALCVPLSLACGLLAGTVHLAAVAAAWLYNLRLKATALSWVPYAAGFAALPSLVTLSLPDAPWPRWWTVTAGALLGCAAHLGDTLPDIEADRAAGIRGLPHRLGARGTRLLLPVPLLAATAVLVLGPPGPVDAGSLAVLVLAGAAALLGPALGRWWHKAALAGAVAVAAADVALLLARGTALA, from the coding sequence ATGGACGGGGCGAGGACGTCGGCGTCGGCGGTCCGGTGGCCGGGCCGCGCGGCGGGGCTGGCGCTGGCCTGCCATCCGGGGCCGGTGGTCGCGGTGACCGCGCTCGCCTGCGCCCTGGCCGTCGGGGTGGGGCTCTCCCCGGCGCGGCTCGCCCTGGTCGGGGTGGCGGTGCTGACCGGGCAGCTCTCGGTGGGCTGGTGCAACGACGCGTACGACGCAGGGCGCGATGCCCGGGCCGGGCGGCGGGGGAAGCCGGTCGCCGACGGTGCGGTCTCCGTGGGCGCGGTGTGGGGTGCGTCGGCGGTCGCGCTCGCCCTGTGCGTACCGCTCTCGCTGGCCTGCGGTCTTCTCGCCGGTACGGTGCACCTGGCCGCGGTCGCCGCCGCCTGGCTCTACAACCTGCGGCTGAAGGCGACGGCGCTCTCCTGGGTGCCGTACGCGGCCGGGTTCGCCGCGCTCCCCTCGCTGGTGACGCTCAGCCTGCCCGACGCGCCCTGGCCCCGGTGGTGGACGGTCACCGCCGGGGCGCTGCTGGGGTGTGCGGCGCATCTGGGCGACACCCTCCCGGACATCGAGGCGGACCGGGCCGCCGGTATCCGGGGGCTGCCGCACCGGCTCGGCGCCAGAGGGACCAGGCTGCTGCTGCCGGTGCCGCTCCTCGCGGCGACGGCCGTCCTGGTGCTGGGCCCGCCCGGTCCGGTGGACGCCGGGTCCCTGGCCGTCCTCGTCCTGGCCGGTGCGGCGGCACTGCTGGGGCCGGCGCTCGGCCGGTGGTGGCACAAGGCCGCGCTGGCAGGAGCGGTGGCCGTGGCGGCGGCGGACGTGGCGCTGCTGCTGGCGCGCGGCACAGCGCTGGCCTGA